The proteins below are encoded in one region of Candidatus Zixiibacteriota bacterium:
- a CDS encoding DUF4349 domain-containing protein → MRSLVNPIALICILGLGCASAPPPNDSYGAEDPAILLGGVAVMAQRDVIAQDGDLERRNDRLVTSDVEFDLKTTLPDSVHKNIVGRAVALGGYVLESSVRATTIRVPSDSLSLAMEYIGTLGEVLKRQMKGHDVTDEYIDLETRLTNAEMTRERYLALLEKAESIPEMLSLERELERINGVIEGLKGRLQQLSNRIAYASVTVRTTEGVRPGPVGWVFGQLYKGVKWLFVRN, encoded by the coding sequence ATGCGATCACTGGTGAACCCTATTGCATTAATCTGCATTCTGGGACTGGGCTGCGCGAGCGCACCTCCGCCGAATGACTCGTACGGCGCTGAGGATCCGGCTATACTCCTTGGCGGCGTCGCTGTTATGGCACAGAGAGATGTTATCGCGCAGGACGGCGATCTAGAACGTCGCAACGACAGGCTCGTTACGTCTGACGTCGAATTCGATCTTAAAACTACCTTGCCGGACAGCGTACACAAGAACATTGTCGGCCGGGCGGTCGCACTCGGGGGGTATGTACTTGAGTCAAGCGTCCGAGCCACAACTATTCGCGTTCCGTCAGACTCACTCTCCCTCGCTATGGAGTACATCGGAACCCTGGGAGAGGTTCTGAAGCGCCAGATGAAGGGACATGATGTCACCGATGAGTATATCGATCTGGAGACTCGTCTCACTAACGCCGAAATGACGCGGGAGCGATACTTAGCCCTGCTTGAGAAGGCTGAGAGTATTCCGGAGATGCTTTCTCTGGAGCGCGAGCTTGAACGGATAAACGGAGTCATAGAGGGGTTAAAAGGACGACTTCAGCAATTATCCAATCGCATTGCATATGCATCCGTTACCGTCAGAACAACTGAGGGCGTTCGACCGGGTCCGGTGGGCTGGGTATTCGGACAGTTATACAAGGGCGTGAAGTGGCTCTTCGTGCGCAATTGA
- a CDS encoding class I SAM-dependent methyltransferase, with amino-acid sequence MASDSSQERSYAGREFYFGRGRSPLCDRITIIAQPGGRQKLNLIDLGCGEGRDTLYFASRGFEVTAVDVSEAALADLTQRAANMGVQLTTVQESILSYTLRWHYDVVFSNKLHYIPEWRRASRLHHLMDHTAPGGLHGFTVLVHDPSKRRPPDLDNYVYPFQGGELLGFYDCWEVLYYQDETVDCSRGGTPHQHTYSHIIARRK; translated from the coding sequence ATGGCCTCCGATAGTTCACAAGAGCGCTCATACGCCGGGCGGGAGTTCTATTTCGGCCGGGGCCGCTCGCCGCTGTGCGACCGGATTACGATCATCGCGCAGCCCGGCGGCCGGCAGAAACTCAACCTGATCGACCTCGGCTGCGGCGAAGGGCGCGACACGCTGTATTTCGCCAGCCGGGGCTTTGAAGTCACCGCAGTCGATGTGTCCGAGGCCGCGCTGGCCGACCTGACTCAGCGGGCCGCCAACATGGGCGTCCAGTTGACGACCGTACAAGAAAGCATTCTGTCGTATACGCTCCGCTGGCATTACGACGTCGTCTTCTCGAACAAACTCCACTATATCCCGGAGTGGCGTCGAGCGTCGCGTCTGCACCACCTCATGGACCACACCGCCCCGGGAGGTTTGCACGGTTTCACCGTTCTTGTACACGATCCGTCAAAACGGCGCCCGCCCGATCTCGACAACTACGTATACCCCTTCCAGGGAGGGGAACTGCTCGGGTTCTACGACTGCTGGGAAGTGCTGTACTACCAGGACGAAACTGTCGACTGCAGCCGCGGCGGCACGCCCCACCAGCATACGTACAGCCACATCATAGCGCGTCGGAAATAA
- a CDS encoding citrate lyase subunit alpha → MQFNGKQYQPFAGAFSDRPYTGRLLGRPHVKRIPHRRNKLTSLDAVMDVIRNGDTISYPHYYRTGDKGLQMVVAKLREHQKRDIRIYGNAFFDHVDPWLLDAARDGIITGVYGNPYRALGEHITSGAFLPWVSVGVSHGNRVRKLQTGEVEIRVAFGPVPISDLYGNANGLYGKDEHLCGPVGLFDADAAYAEYVCLLAGTVSEKLVLPAPISMEQVDFVVRVDDPGLASGIGSGTLDLSHARSNPFNAQVAENVTNVIRASGVVRNDFAFQVGSGAGLLVLDNIRTMLKESCTRAHFAIGGITSMHVDMLEEGTVAHLMHGQLFEPSRKVIESMRTNPNHHEITTAYYASVANKEAAVNMLDLAVLSALELDLEFNLNTVCAGGRIIGGIGGGQDVAAGADLTIIFMPLATGKNGKGFPKIVDRVYTRTTPGEVIDVVVTEEFAAVNPASQSRYRDAIIERGPQLGVKVVSIEELRSKSIQKAASFGRIPEPSGAEGDVVHVVEWRDGTLLDVVRAGR, encoded by the coding sequence ATGCAGTTCAACGGGAAGCAGTACCAGCCGTTTGCCGGCGCGTTCAGCGACCGGCCGTATACCGGGCGTTTGCTCGGACGGCCGCATGTCAAGCGGATACCCCACCGCCGAAACAAGCTCACCTCACTCGACGCCGTTATGGACGTTATCCGTAACGGTGACACCATCTCCTACCCGCACTACTACCGGACCGGTGACAAGGGGCTGCAGATGGTGGTGGCCAAGCTTCGCGAACACCAAAAGCGGGATATCAGGATCTACGGCAACGCCTTCTTTGACCACGTCGACCCGTGGCTCCTGGATGCCGCTCGCGACGGCATCATCACGGGTGTGTACGGCAACCCGTATCGGGCACTCGGCGAACACATCACGTCAGGCGCCTTTCTGCCGTGGGTATCTGTCGGCGTGTCGCACGGAAACCGGGTTCGAAAACTTCAGACGGGCGAAGTCGAAATACGAGTTGCATTTGGACCGGTGCCCATCTCGGATTTGTATGGCAACGCCAACGGCTTGTATGGGAAAGACGAGCACCTGTGCGGCCCGGTGGGTTTATTCGATGCCGATGCCGCCTACGCGGAGTATGTGTGTCTGCTAGCGGGAACGGTCAGCGAGAAACTGGTCCTCCCGGCGCCCATCTCCATGGAGCAGGTGGATTTTGTGGTCAGGGTCGACGACCCGGGACTGGCGTCGGGCATCGGCTCCGGCACGTTGGATCTGTCGCACGCAAGATCCAACCCGTTCAACGCCCAGGTTGCCGAAAACGTGACGAACGTCATCAGGGCTTCAGGGGTCGTCCGGAACGATTTCGCGTTCCAGGTGGGGAGCGGTGCCGGCCTGCTCGTTCTTGACAACATCCGCACGATGCTCAAGGAGTCTTGCACTCGGGCTCACTTCGCGATCGGCGGGATCACGTCAATGCATGTTGACATGCTGGAAGAAGGGACGGTGGCTCATTTGATGCACGGGCAGCTGTTCGAGCCCAGCCGGAAAGTGATAGAGTCCATGAGGACGAATCCCAACCACCACGAGATCACTACCGCCTACTACGCTTCGGTCGCTAACAAGGAGGCGGCAGTCAACATGCTTGATCTTGCTGTTTTGTCGGCCCTTGAGCTCGACCTGGAGTTCAATCTCAACACGGTCTGTGCCGGTGGGCGTATAATCGGGGGGATTGGCGGCGGGCAGGATGTCGCGGCGGGCGCCGATCTGACCATCATCTTCATGCCACTCGCGACGGGTAAAAACGGCAAGGGCTTCCCCAAAATAGTCGACCGGGTGTACACGCGAACGACGCCGGGAGAGGTGATTGATGTCGTGGTCACCGAAGAATTCGCAGCGGTGAATCCGGCGAGCCAAAGCAGGTACCGCGACGCAATTATCGAGCGCGGACCCCAACTTGGCGTTAAGGTTGTCTCGATCGAGGAACTCCGCTCCAAATCGATACAGAAGGCGGCTTCGTTCGGCCGAATCCCGGAGCCATCGGGTGCCGAAGGCGACGTCGTCCATGTTGTCGAATGGCGCGACGGTACGCTTCTCGACGTTGTCAGGGCCGGGCGATGA
- a CDS encoding transposase, whose amino-acid sequence MSRLHRHFATGQSYFITIVTHNRQVFESGFAAIWHAAVGQTQSHVDFDMPAWVLMPDHIHFNLSNCATEPSDIIRRIKIRFTHQYKNRVAVSGRVWQHRYWDHVIRNESDYRRHVEYIHFNPVKHGYVKQPILWDESSFGAFAQAGFYEPNWGSDEETTIDGDFGE is encoded by the coding sequence ATGTCCCGTCTTCACCGGCACTTTGCGACCGGGCAGTCGTATTTCATCACAATTGTCACCCACAATCGCCAGGTGTTTGAATCTGGATTCGCAGCGATATGGCACGCGGCGGTTGGACAAACGCAGTCGCACGTGGACTTCGATATGCCGGCGTGGGTGTTGATGCCGGACCACATCCACTTCAACTTGTCGAACTGTGCCACCGAACCGTCGGACATAATCCGCAGGATCAAAATACGGTTCACACATCAATACAAGAACCGGGTTGCCGTATCGGGAAGGGTATGGCAACATCGCTACTGGGACCATGTCATCAGGAACGAGAGTGATTACAGACGACACGTGGAGTATATCCACTTCAATCCGGTGAAGCATGGTTACGTAAAGCAGCCGATCCTATGGGATGAATCCTCATTCGGCGCCTTCGCTCAGGCTGGTTTTTACGAACCGAACTGGGGATCTGATGAAGAGACAACTATTGATGGAGACTTCGGAGAGTGA
- a CDS encoding putative metal-dependent hydrolase — MSPEQRRQYIETLRDFPSLLEDAVAGLSDGQLDTPYGPGKWNIRQVVHHLADSHANGFARVRWMLTEDCPTIKPYSQDEWARLTDAINMPIEASIWMLRGLHARIVYLLQSLSEDQWSRGMNHPESGLVKLESWLVVYAGHCDKHLGHITGLRKAKGW, encoded by the coding sequence ATGTCACCCGAACAGCGCAGACAGTACATTGAAACCCTGCGAGATTTCCCTTCACTGTTAGAGGATGCGGTGGCGGGTTTATCCGACGGCCAACTCGACACTCCCTATGGACCCGGCAAATGGAACATCCGTCAGGTGGTTCATCATCTTGCCGATTCGCACGCCAATGGCTTTGCCCGCGTCCGCTGGATGTTGACCGAGGACTGTCCTACGATCAAACCGTATTCTCAGGATGAGTGGGCACGGCTTACCGATGCCATAAACATGCCGATCGAAGCGTCGATTTGGATGCTCCGGGGACTCCATGCCCGCATTGTCTATCTTCTGCAGTCGCTGTCAGAAGACCAGTGGAGTCGTGGTATGAACCATCCTGAAAGCGGGTTGGTGAAACTGGAGTCCTGGTTGGTCGTGTATGCCGGCCATTGCGATAAGCACCTGGGGCATATCACCGGTCTCCGAAAAGCAAAGGGCTGGTAG
- a CDS encoding peptide deformylase, with translation MAVRPILQLGNPLLWTVCDEITDFGSPETNSLIEDLDHTLADFRARNGFGRGIASPQIGVTKRAIFVRMHPAGFSGPMINPWIVRESSERIELWDDCFSFPDLMVRLTRARDILVEYHDADGAVKSISATGDFAELLQHEIDHLDGILATDRAIDSQSFMTREEYLRRQKGRRS, from the coding sequence ATGGCTGTACGCCCCATACTCCAACTCGGAAACCCGCTTCTGTGGACCGTCTGCGATGAGATTACGGACTTCGGCTCGCCGGAGACAAACTCCCTCATCGAAGATCTCGACCATACACTCGCCGATTTCCGGGCGCGCAACGGCTTCGGCCGGGGAATCGCCTCGCCGCAGATCGGCGTCACCAAACGCGCCATCTTCGTTCGTATGCATCCGGCCGGCTTCTCCGGCCCCATGATCAACCCGTGGATCGTGCGCGAAAGCTCCGAACGAATCGAACTGTGGGATGACTGCTTCAGCTTCCCTGACCTCATGGTTCGGCTCACGCGGGCACGGGATATCCTGGTCGAGTACCACGATGCCGACGGCGCCGTGAAATCTATCTCCGCAACCGGTGACTTCGCCGAACTCCTGCAGCATGAGATCGACCATCTCGACGGCATCCTCGCGACCGACCGCGCAATCGACAGCCAGTCCTTCATGACAAGGGAAGAATACCTGAGGAGACAAAAAGGACGCAGAAGCTAA
- a CDS encoding acetate--CoA ligase family protein: protein MRLYEFEGKHLFSKAKIPVPDGHLATSAEEVYQIASNLDRPVAIKSQVLTGGRGKAGGIKLADGANEARTVAEELFALKIKGFPVTMVLVEPRLTIQREYYIGVTIDRANYKLAVIASGEGGVDIEETAANSPDKIVRTSLSVHEPLYTFEAMGIAKKIGIPQEQIKPAAAIIVSLFNLFKKYDAKLVEINPLVLTDENKLIAADSRVSLDDDALFRHPELAEMGIEKRHEEGEMTPREQKATEWGIPYLDLDGNIGMFPGGAGFGIMGNDFIHYYGGKPANFMDSGGGPSPERIAKMLVLLDENPNVKAIFGARFGGISRCDDFAKGVVMFLKDHGLSKPMVMRMTGNMWQEGVRIFEHAKAENPRLFEHIEFHGIETEIEEISRRAVELAEEGGR from the coding sequence ATGCGATTGTACGAATTCGAAGGTAAGCACCTGTTTAGCAAGGCGAAAATTCCCGTGCCGGACGGTCATCTGGCGACCTCCGCCGAGGAGGTCTATCAGATTGCCTCAAATCTGGACCGCCCCGTCGCCATCAAGTCGCAGGTGCTCACCGGCGGACGAGGAAAAGCCGGCGGAATCAAACTCGCCGATGGCGCCAACGAAGCCCGTACGGTCGCCGAAGAACTGTTTGCCCTGAAGATCAAAGGCTTTCCCGTCACTATGGTCCTGGTCGAACCCCGACTGACCATCCAGCGCGAGTACTATATCGGCGTGACCATAGACCGCGCCAACTACAAGCTCGCGGTCATCGCGTCGGGCGAAGGGGGCGTCGATATCGAAGAAACCGCCGCCAATTCTCCTGACAAAATCGTCCGCACCTCGCTTTCCGTCCACGAACCGCTCTACACCTTTGAGGCTATGGGAATCGCCAAGAAAATCGGCATCCCCCAGGAACAGATCAAACCAGCCGCGGCCATCATTGTCAGCCTCTTCAACCTTTTTAAGAAATACGACGCCAAACTGGTCGAGATAAATCCGCTCGTTCTTACCGACGAAAACAAGCTGATCGCGGCCGACAGCCGGGTTTCCCTCGACGATGACGCGCTGTTCCGGCACCCCGAACTGGCCGAGATGGGTATCGAAAAGCGCCACGAGGAAGGGGAGATGACCCCCCGCGAACAAAAAGCGACCGAATGGGGGATCCCCTATCTCGATCTCGATGGCAATATCGGCATGTTTCCGGGTGGTGCCGGGTTCGGCATCATGGGCAACGACTTCATCCACTATTACGGCGGCAAACCCGCCAATTTTATGGATTCCGGCGGCGGACCCTCGCCCGAACGAATCGCCAAAATGCTCGTCCTGCTCGATGAAAACCCCAACGTCAAAGCGATTTTCGGCGCCCGGTTCGGTGGCATCAGTCGCTGCGATGACTTCGCCAAAGGTGTCGTCATGTTTCTCAAAGACCACGGCCTGTCCAAACCCATGGTCATGCGCATGACCGGCAATATGTGGCAGGAGGGCGTCCGCATTTTCGAACACGCGAAAGCGGAAAACCCCCGGCTGTTCGAACATATCGAGTTCCACGGGATCGAAACCGAGATCGAGGAAATCTCGCGGCGGGCTGTTGAACTTGCAGAGGAAGGGGGCCGGTAA
- the sucD gene encoding succinate--CoA ligase subunit alpha: MAILVDKNSRVLVQGITGGAGAFHAERMIAYGTNIIGGVTPGKGGQRVCDRPVFDTVEECVRETGADVSVIFLPAHFVKEAAIESIRAGIRFLVVIPEHIPIHDMLHVREEAVKHGTTVIGGNTAGIITPGEANLGIMPDIAFQPGRVGTVSRSGSITYYVADTLSRTGYGQTTCVGLGGDPVLGSTFAEILLKFEEDPKTKAVVMCGEIGGVYEEKATDAISRMKTPVLAMVGGVFAPPGKRMGHAGAIVEGRMGTAKEKLEMLADAGAHACKTFRDIPATLKKLGV, encoded by the coding sequence ATGGCGATCCTGGTCGACAAAAACAGCAGGGTGCTGGTGCAGGGAATCACCGGCGGCGCCGGGGCATTCCATGCGGAACGAATGATCGCCTACGGCACCAACATCATCGGCGGCGTTACCCCCGGCAAAGGCGGACAGCGCGTCTGTGACCGCCCCGTCTTCGATACCGTCGAGGAGTGCGTGCGGGAGACCGGGGCCGATGTGTCCGTCATTTTCCTGCCCGCGCATTTCGTCAAAGAAGCCGCCATAGAATCGATCCGCGCCGGCATTCGATTCCTCGTCGTCATTCCGGAACATATTCCCATTCACGACATGCTCCACGTCCGCGAAGAAGCCGTAAAACACGGCACCACCGTGATCGGCGGCAACACCGCCGGCATTATCACGCCCGGCGAAGCCAATCTCGGCATTATGCCCGATATCGCGTTTCAGCCCGGACGGGTCGGTACCGTCTCGCGCTCCGGTTCGATTACCTACTATGTGGCCGACACCCTGTCCCGCACCGGCTACGGACAAACCACCTGCGTCGGCTTGGGCGGTGATCCGGTGTTGGGGTCGACCTTCGCGGAGATTCTGCTCAAATTCGAAGAAGACCCGAAGACGAAAGCGGTCGTCATGTGCGGTGAAATCGGCGGCGTGTACGAAGAGAAAGCGACCGACGCGATCTCCCGGATGAAGACCCCGGTGCTGGCTATGGTCGGTGGCGTCTTTGCGCCTCCCGGCAAACGCATGGGCCACGCCGGGGCGATCGTCGAAGGCAGGATGGGTACCGCGAAAGAGAAGTTGGAGATGCTTGCCGATGCCGGCGCCCACGCCTGCAAAACCTTCCGCGACATCCCGGCTACTCTGAAAAAACTCGGAGTGTGA